ATGAAACGTATTACCGCTAATCAGTATCAGACATCAGAGCGTTATTATAAACTCCCAAAAGTCTTGTTTGAGAGTGAACGTTATAAGGATATGAAGCTGGAGGTTAAGGTAGCCTACGCGGTTTTAAAAGATCGGTTGGAGTTGTCTTTGAGTAAAGGTTGGATTGATGAGGATGGGGCTATTTATTTGATTTATTCCAATTCAAATCTGATGGCACTATTAGGCTGTTCAAAGTCAAAATTACTTTCAATCAAAAAAAACTTACGTGACTATGGCTTAATTGATGAAGTCCAACAGTCCTCTAGTGAAAGAGGTCGAATGGCAAATAAAATTTACTTGGGGGAATTAGAACATGAAACTACCCCAGTCTTACATACAGACGGGGCTAGTGTTAAAAAAACACTAGGGGGGTCTCAAAGAAAGACGGGGCCGGTCTTAAATTCAGCCCCTAGTGAGACTGAAGGAAGTGAGACTAAATATAGTGAAACTAAAGGGAGTGATTTCCTTATTGAGGACGAGGAGGAGAGGCAGCAAGTAGATGAGAAACAAGAAGAGAACTTTACTTCAAAAGTCGATGGCGTGACCAAGTACGATCGAGATTATATTTGGGGTTTGGTTCATGACCAGTTAAGACAGTCGGGTCTATCTCAGTCGGCTAGTGACTATGCCATGATTTATTTTAGTGACCGTTATCAGTATGCATTGGAACATATGCGATTTGCTCGGTCAGCGGAAGTAATAGCTGAATATGTATTTAATGGTGTGCTGTCAGAGTGGACCAAGCAACTGAGACGACAAGAAGTAAAGGGAGGTGATTAAGTTGATTTGGTGGATACTAGGTGGAATCTATCTGATTTCTATCGTCATTTTGATTGTTGAAATCATCCGTGCACCTGAAATGGATGAACATATATAGGCAAGAGTTTTACAAGTGTAAGGCTCTTTTTTAGTTGGAAAGAGAGGAAAAATGAAATTTTTAGATTTATTTGCTGGGATAGGCGGTTTTAGGCTAGGGATGGAATCACAGGGTCATAAATGCCTGGGCTTTTGTGAAATTGATAAATTCGCCAGAACATCTTATAAAGCCATGTTTAACACAGAAGGGGAAATAGAATACCATGACATTAAAGAGGTCACAGACCATGACTTTAGACAATTTAGAGGGCAAGTTGACATCATCTGCGGGGGATTTCCTTGCCAAGCTTTTTCACTCGCAGGAAGACGACTGGGATTTGAAGATACTCGAGGGACTCTCTTTTTTGAGATTGCTCGAGCGGCCAAACAAATCCAACCACGTTTTCTATTTTTGGAAAACGTCAAAGGCCTACTCAATCACGACGAGGGACGGACGTTCGCCACAATCCTCTCCACGATGGATGAATTGGGGTATGATGTCGAATGGCAGGTGCTTAACAGTAAGGACTTCCAAGTCCCGCAAAACAGAGAGCGGGTCTTTATTATCGGACATTCTAGAAGATACCGTTCCAGATTCATATTTCCTCTCAGAAGAGAAAACAGCCCAGCTCATCTTGAAAGGCTAGGAAATATCAATCCCTCTAAACGTGGTTTGAATGGCGAAGTCTATCTGACGAGTGGACTTGCTCCTACACTAACAAGAGGTAAAGGAGAGGGAGCTAAAATCGCCATTCCAGTCTTAACACCAGATAGACTAGAAAAACGGCAACATGGTCGTCGATTTAAGGAAAATCAAGACCCTATGTTTACTTTGACTAGTCAAGACAAACACGGGGTTGTTGTCGCAGGAAATCTGCCGACTAGCTTTGACCAGACCGGTAGAGTATTTGACATTTCTGGCTTGTCACCGACCTTGACCACCATGCAAGGTGGAGACAAGGTGCCAAAGATTTTGCTGAGGGAGGAACTGCCATTTCTGAAAATCAAGGAAGCCACAAAAACAGGGTACGCAAAGGCAACTCTTGGAGACTCTGTCAATCTGGCTTATCCAGATTCAACCAAACGTAGGGGACGAGTGGGAAAGGGAATATCCAATACCTTGACAACTTCAGACAATATGGGAGTGGTGGTTGCTGCTCTGGAATATCGACAGGATAAGTGGTATGAAGTCACAGGCATTGTCTTAGAGGGAAAACTTTATCGCCTGAGAATAAGACGACTGACACCAAGAGAGTGTTTCAGACTTCAAGGCTTTCCTGATTGGGCTTATGAAAGAGCAGAAAGTGTTTCCAGTAAGAGCCAGCTATACAAACAGGCCGGCAATAGCGTGACTGTCACAGTTATTGAAGCCATTGCCAGAGAATTTAGAAGAACGGAAGAGGAAGAAAAACATGAACTTACTACATAAGAAAAGTATCCTAGATTGTACTGAATTAGAAGAACATATTCACCAAGCTGAAACCAATCAGCTATTACAAAAGATACTGTCGCTCCCCAATTTTGATTGTGACTTTGAGGTGACTTTTGAAGATGATTACCACAAAGAGATGAATGATCCCCTATTCTACGAATCCAATCTTCATCAGATTTCGGATTTTATGGAAACTAGGGATATTAAAAATGGTGTAGATACACTACTGACGAAAGACAATCACCTGGCCTTTCGTGCCTTTGGTGAAAATTATTCTGCTAGAGGAAAGGATGGCATTTTAACGACTTTAGTGATAGTCAAGTGCTTTGGTGAAGGACGGATGCCCATTGATATGAGTCGCTATTTCTCAACTCCTGAACCAACAGTTGAAAATAGCCTAATCCTATAAGGAGGTGCCTATGCTTGAGGTATATCTAGGAAATAATGCCAATACAAATCAAGATTTACTAACCATTTTGACGACCTATGGGGTGACTTATCGTTGTACAAAAGCGTGTGATGTAAACCGTGAAATCTTACTGTCACTCTTTGCCAAAACCACGGATTGTTTTGAGTTGCTGTCGCCACGATTTCTTCGCTTTAAACGTCAATATTCGATAAGTTTGAATGAGATGATTCAGCTCATTCTCCAAAAGCCAGACCAGAATCTTCGGTTGCCACTCATTGTTTGTCAGAATCATGTCTATCCAGCTATTGGGCTAGACGAAGTGCGTACCTTTCTTCCCAGACAAGTAAAAGAAGAGCTGTTTCAGGCTAGTCTGATGAAACAAGTGACAGGGTAGGTGTGAAGATGAATGAACGATTTTGGGATAATTTAGAAATCATACTCTCAGAAAGAGAAATCACTTGGGCAGAACTAGCTCGAAAGGTATTCAAAGGTCAATATGTCTATCCCAGTGAGTTTAATCGCCTCTATCAAAAACTGCGACATTACAAATCCAATCGCCTGATGCCACAAACAAGATGGGTTGAGCGAATCGTTCTAGTCTTAGACATTGATTATGAAGATTTATTCAAGAGGTGGCAATGATAAGGATAGTGTTGTTTTATCTAGCTATACAGCTTAACGGTCTTCTGGTGAGTTTATACCTGAAAGAGTATCTGACAATAGAGGGAATAGTCTTGCTACAATTGGTCCTATTAAGTGTGACTTGCTTAGAGATTGCCCGTCATAAAACTGTTCAATTAAAAATTGTGGGCGTACAAAATCGCCTAAGTTGGTTGCTTCTTGGCTTTGTGGCTATGGTTGCTTTTGCAGTCTTCATCAGCTTCCTATTTCCAGGTCAGACTAGGAATCAAGCGGTATTGGTACAAGTAGGAAAACAGGTTCCTTATGTTATCTTTTTATTGTTTCTGGCCAATGCAAGTATCCTTGAAGAAATTGTTTATAGGCAATTGCTGTGGGAAAAATTGATATTCCCTTTTGTACAAATAGGCGTGACCAGTTTTCTCTTTGTTCTATCCCATAGCCCCAATCAGTTAGGGAGTTGGCTCATCTATAGCTGTCTTGGCTTGACCTTGGCTGCTGTTCGATTGAAAACTGATTGTATGACGGCAATCATCTTACATTTACTTTGGAATAGTTTGGCTTATGTCGTAACTTTCTTGTGATACCAAAATCAAGAGTGTTTCCGTATTATGGAAACACCTTATGTTTGATAGGGAATCGAAAAAAAGAGGAGGTCACCATGTCATCTGAACAACAAGAACGTCAAGCGATGCAATACGTGGAAAGAAGTAGTTTATTGACAGTTAGAACCCTCTTAAAGCTCTTAGAATGGTCGGCTAGGCAAGCCTTGGCTCAAGATTCAGCTTATAAGATTGGGGTTCAAAAACTGGAAGAACTCCTTCTAAGTCCTTACGCCATTGAAGCGATTGATGTTAGTAAAGACATCCTAGATAAGCCAATTGATGTTGAGAAATTCAAGGAGTTAATGGAGTCAGAAAAACTGCCAATCGCAATTAGTTGGCAAAAAGACTATCTCTACTTTTTTGCCAAGGATAAGACCTTGCTCGATCATCACTTGGATGAATTGTTGAAGAAACTGATGTCTAATCCAGAGAAGCTAGAAGGTTTAACCTTTGATAAAACCTTGGATCAAGAGATAGAACTGGCCAAAGAGAAAATTAGAGTGACAGAACCTTCGGCAGTCAAAACCAAGGAGGTGACCTTGTAATGTATTCCAGGCAAAAAGCATTTGTCTTTGGACTCTTGGGTCTCGCCTTTGGCTATTTCTGCCATCGTCTAACCCTACTCTATGATAGTTTAACCAATGCCCCACCTATGGAACGTATTGCCTACCTCTTAGGAGATGGGTTAAAT
The sequence above is a segment of the Streptococcus suis genome. Coding sequences within it:
- a CDS encoding replication initiator protein A; amino-acid sequence: MKRITANQYQTSERYYKLPKVLFESERYKDMKLEVKVAYAVLKDRLELSLSKGWIDEDGAIYLIYSNSNLMALLGCSKSKLLSIKKNLRDYGLIDEVQQSSSERGRMANKIYLGELEHETTPVLHTDGASVKKTLGGSQRKTGPVLNSAPSETEGSETKYSETKGSDFLIEDEEERQQVDEKQEENFTSKVDGVTKYDRDYIWGLVHDQLRQSGLSQSASDYAMIYFSDRYQYALEHMRFARSAEVIAEYVFNGVLSEWTKQLRRQEVKGGD
- the dcm gene encoding DNA (cytosine-5-)-methyltransferase, producing MKFLDLFAGIGGFRLGMESQGHKCLGFCEIDKFARTSYKAMFNTEGEIEYHDIKEVTDHDFRQFRGQVDIICGGFPCQAFSLAGRRLGFEDTRGTLFFEIARAAKQIQPRFLFLENVKGLLNHDEGRTFATILSTMDELGYDVEWQVLNSKDFQVPQNRERVFIIGHSRRYRSRFIFPLRRENSPAHLERLGNINPSKRGLNGEVYLTSGLAPTLTRGKGEGAKIAIPVLTPDRLEKRQHGRRFKENQDPMFTLTSQDKHGVVVAGNLPTSFDQTGRVFDISGLSPTLTTMQGGDKVPKILLREELPFLKIKEATKTGYAKATLGDSVNLAYPDSTKRRGRVGKGISNTLTTSDNMGVVVAALEYRQDKWYEVTGIVLEGKLYRLRIRRLTPRECFRLQGFPDWAYERAESVSSKSQLYKQAGNSVTVTVIEAIAREFRRTEEEEKHELTT
- a CDS encoding transcriptional regulator; this translates as MNERFWDNLEIILSEREITWAELARKVFKGQYVYPSEFNRLYQKLRHYKSNRLMPQTRWVERIVLVLDIDYEDLFKRWQ
- a CDS encoding CPBP family intramembrane metalloprotease, with translation MIRIVLFYLAIQLNGLLVSLYLKEYLTIEGIVLLQLVLLSVTCLEIARHKTVQLKIVGVQNRLSWLLLGFVAMVAFAVFISFLFPGQTRNQAVLVQVGKQVPYVIFLLFLANASILEEIVYRQLLWEKLIFPFVQIGVTSFLFVLSHSPNQLGSWLIYSCLGLTLAAVRLKTDCMTAIILHLLWNSLAYVVTFL